From Peptoanaerobacter stomatis, one genomic window encodes:
- a CDS encoding signal peptidase I, producing the protein MKKKYRKKLLNSDRKYKVYTFFLLLSIILSALPFFKTKILSLPFAAPIYWGLIICIIYFCIPAINMPNKNFINGSLLGYAVSGAIIFVALEFLSAVFMKKLEASPYDISIIGILLNILNIFSQLVAKEMIRAYAFATAYKTMKYRRIAIVITTLIMILTDINFAKLHTISQDRDLFIYCIKNVAPLITKNVLMSTFVFYGGILPSIVYIGIIELFQKCFPVLPELPWIVEGAIGIAFPSMYMTYIMDRSNNQGKTVVSQKENILYLISLFSATMFSWFCVGVFPVYPSVILTGSMEPLIYPGDVVLIEKMKEEKDIYNLSKGDIINFKREDITITHRIKEVITDEAGNKSFETKGDNNKTADGIIVQPNDVKGIIVKVVPKVGLPVLILKEQDEVPEGVVDEK; encoded by the coding sequence ATGAAAAAAAAGTATAGAAAAAAACTTTTAAATTCTGATAGAAAATACAAAGTTTATACATTTTTTCTCTTACTCAGCATCATACTATCTGCTTTACCGTTTTTTAAGACCAAAATATTATCTTTGCCGTTTGCAGCTCCTATATATTGGGGTTTAATCATATGTATAATATACTTTTGCATACCGGCGATAAATATGCCTAACAAAAATTTTATAAACGGCTCGCTTTTAGGATATGCTGTATCCGGCGCCATAATATTTGTGGCGCTTGAATTTTTATCGGCTGTATTTATGAAAAAACTTGAGGCAAGTCCTTATGATATATCAATCATAGGTATATTGCTTAACATTCTTAACATATTTTCGCAATTAGTAGCTAAAGAAATGATAAGGGCATATGCGTTTGCAACAGCATATAAAACTATGAAATACAGGCGTATAGCAATTGTTATTACTACGCTTATAATGATTTTGACAGATATAAATTTTGCAAAATTACATACTATAAGTCAAGATAGAGATTTATTCATATATTGTATAAAAAATGTAGCGCCGTTAATAACTAAAAATGTTCTTATGTCTACATTTGTATTTTATGGTGGAATTTTACCGAGCATTGTATATATTGGGATAATAGAACTTTTTCAAAAATGTTTTCCGGTTTTACCGGAGCTTCCTTGGATTGTTGAAGGTGCAATTGGAATAGCATTTCCAAGTATGTATATGACATATATAATGGATCGTAGCAATAATCAGGGAAAAACCGTTGTAAGTCAAAAAGAAAATATATTGTATTTGATTTCTCTTTTTTCAGCAACTATGTTTTCATGGTTTTGTGTAGGAGTATTTCCGGTGTATCCGTCAGTTATACTTACAGGAAGTATGGAGCCTTTAATATATCCCGGAGATGTTGTGCTTATAGAAAAAATGAAAGAAGAAAAAGATATATATAATCTTTCAAAAGGAGATATAATAAATTTTAAACGTGAAGATATAACTATAACACATAGAATTAAAGAAGTTATTACAGATGAGGCAGGGAACAAATCATTTGAAACAAAAGGAGATAATAATAAAACAGCTGATGGAATAATTGTTCAACCAAATGATGTAAAGGGAATTATAGTAAAAGTAGTTCCAAAAGTAGGTCTGCCTGTATTAATACTTAAAGAACAAGATGAAGTTCCGGAAGGAGTTGTTGACGAAAAATGA
- a CDS encoding DUF5305 domain-containing protein, with translation MKNIDKDKDKNTEQVQNNEQVQNNEQVQKSEDVSKNLENEEKKKDKKIAINKKLKIFLYILGFISLIVGGVITAIKSIPHEEDKDVSLYSYNITTDSHYKVYLLNNSIFDKEYLDEELLYPDILTDYVHIDFKSEAILTKQLMLSGEYSVSGVIEGYQANGEEKKKIYEKNYPIDSKKIQAVQTDHMTIDKSVKIKLSEYRLYAEQIEYMLGGTTAKNFYILFKGKFNLDSEEKEFSYKISVPISGEKFYEIKKDETDVNKGDITEKTTEKVSPEIKSYIAYPAVSLLGLILLIFLKFFTRDIVGQELWVAKISNIMRRYGSRMICVEEIPNLSEKTALKVKDIVDLLSLSEEIREPVLYSIDESGLPEEGKFYILSKEYMYIFSLNITIQ, from the coding sequence ATGAAAAATATAGATAAAGATAAAGATAAAAATACTGAACAAGTTCAAAATAACGAACAAGTTCAAAATAACGAACAAGTTCAAAAAAGTGAAGATGTTTCTAAAAATTTAGAAAATGAAGAAAAAAAGAAGGATAAAAAAATAGCTATTAATAAAAAATTAAAAATATTTTTGTATATTTTAGGTTTTATATCACTAATTGTTGGAGGAGTAATTACAGCTATAAAAAGTATACCTCACGAAGAAGATAAAGATGTGAGTTTGTATTCCTATAATATTACGACAGATTCTCATTACAAAGTATACTTGCTAAACAATTCGATTTTCGATAAAGAGTATTTGGACGAGGAGCTTTTATATCCTGATATTCTTACAGATTATGTACATATTGACTTTAAATCGGAAGCAATACTTACAAAACAGCTTATGTTGTCAGGTGAGTATAGTGTAAGTGGAGTTATAGAAGGCTATCAGGCAAACGGAGAAGAAAAAAAGAAAATATATGAAAAAAATTATCCTATTGATTCAAAAAAAATACAAGCTGTTCAGACAGACCATATGACTATTGATAAAAGCGTGAAAATAAAGCTTTCAGAGTACAGACTATATGCAGAACAAATTGAGTATATGCTCGGAGGAACAACAGCAAAAAACTTTTATATTCTATTTAAAGGTAAGTTTAATTTAGATTCAGAAGAAAAAGAGTTTTCGTATAAAATATCAGTTCCTATAAGTGGAGAAAAGTTTTATGAAATTAAAAAAGATGAAACTGATGTTAACAAAGGAGATATTACAGAGAAAACAACTGAAAAAGTCAGTCCTGAAATCAAGTCATACATTGCATATCCGGCAGTATCTTTATTAGGACTTATACTACTTATCTTTTTAAAATTTTTTACAAGAGATATTGTAGGACAAGAGTTATGGGTTGCAAAAATCTCCAATATTATGCGTAGATACGGTAGTAGGATGATATGTGTAGAAGAAATTCCGAATCTAAGTGAAAAAACTGCACTTAAAGTTAAAGATATAGTTGACTTGCTTTCGCTTTCTGAAGAAATTAGAGAGCCTGTACTTTATAGCATAGATGAAAGTGGACTTCCAGAAGAGGGCAAATTCTATATATTGTCAAAAGAATATATGTATATTTTCAGCTTGAACATAACTATACAGTAA
- a CDS encoding SipW-dependent-type signal peptide-containing protein — protein MKRPGRNSFIGGIVALSLVLAGTGYAYWTDTLNVTTKATTGDFGVQFVDLGLYAQYGNETIQGGGWSIVDGIDKGYVDDNFFMRGTFDYNKIAKPGSIDAYKDRAKGYNNINFDAELVNAKPIKKQVGPYTQAKTNASGQIEITIDKMYPGYAQAFRSDIVNVGDIAAKLSNIKFKVTDLDGQDKGNVDHMIGVAVYIDREQYRPETIVDEPTFKLADAIGKANTFTVGGVDFVRLSALSDKDVKDALEKNVIKCAPATDQRLDIFIGVAMDPDAQGKYTTGISENRVVSNDDGKSQSKGIKLSMDLLWDQFNVGKDAGKGNILIEQNAK, from the coding sequence ATGAAAAGACCGGGAAGAAATTCGTTTATTGGCGGTATAGTAGCATTGTCATTAGTATTGGCAGGTACAGGTTACGCTTATTGGACAGATACATTAAACGTAACAACTAAAGCTACAACAGGAGATTTTGGAGTACAATTCGTAGACTTGGGATTATATGCACAATATGGAAATGAAACTATACAAGGTGGTGGTTGGAGTATAGTAGACGGTATAGATAAGGGATATGTAGATGATAATTTCTTTATGAGAGGTACCTTTGACTATAACAAGATAGCTAAACCAGGAAGTATAGATGCTTATAAAGACAGAGCAAAAGGCTACAACAATATTAACTTTGATGCTGAATTAGTTAATGCGAAACCAATAAAGAAACAAGTTGGTCCTTACACTCAAGCTAAAACAAATGCAAGCGGTCAAATAGAAATTACAATTGACAAAATGTATCCTGGATATGCACAAGCATTCCGCAGTGATATAGTAAATGTTGGAGATATAGCTGCAAAATTGAGCAATATCAAATTTAAAGTAACAGACCTTGATGGACAAGATAAAGGAAACGTGGACCATATGATAGGTGTAGCTGTATACATAGACAGAGAACAATATAGACCTGAAACAATTGTAGACGAGCCTACATTTAAACTTGCTGACGCTATTGGAAAAGCTAATACATTTACAGTTGGCGGAGTTGATTTCGTAAGACTTTCAGCTTTAAGTGATAAAGATGTTAAAGATGCATTAGAAAAAAATGTAATAAAATGTGCTCCCGCTACAGATCAAAGATTGGATATATTCATAGGCGTGGCTATGGATCCTGATGCTCAAGGTAAATATACAACAGGTATTTCTGAAAATCGTGTTGTGTCTAATGATGATGGAAAGAGCCAATCAAAAGGAATAAAACTTTCAATGGATCTACTTTGGGATCAATTTAACGTAGGTAAAGATGCAGGAAAAGGCAACATATTGATAGAACAAAATGCTAAATAG
- the topA gene encoding type I DNA topoisomerase produces MSNLIIVESPAKAKTIEKFLGKNYKVKASIGHIRDLPKSKLGVDIEDNFNPSYITIRGKASIANELKKEAKKSEKVFLATDPDREGEAISWHLAYILGLDENEKNRIEFNEITKEAVRNAIKNPRKIDKNLVDAQQARRVLDRLVGYKISPILWAKVRKGLSAGRVQSVATKMICDREAEIEKFIPQEYWSISLNTQNSNKENISFELSGNKNKKIEIKNEEQTNKILSEIKGKNLQVKKIEKKNRKKAAYRPFTTSTLQQEAANKLGFTTKKTMQLAQQLYEGISVKGKGTLGLITYMRTDSQRISSEAQALAKEHITSKYGNKYYKSYGYKQTGKNVQDAHECIRPSHIELEPMELENSLNKDQYKLYRLIYSRFIACMMQDALYEQQSINADIDDYNFKANGSKLLFDGFLRVYDYSTSEENILPSVEENEILKVKKILPKQHFTQPPARYNEASLVKTLEELGIGRPSTYSSIISTIQDRGYVEKKQKNLFPTELGKVVTNLLEEYFKQIVDLEFTADIEGKLDTVAEGKDAWKEVVSNFYKPIEHDLEIASKEIERINMDEETDEVCELCGNKMVIKHGRFGKFMACSNYPECKNTKPILQKTGMKCPKCGEGDVIVRKTKRGKIFYGCSSYPKCDFVSWNKPTGELCPQCNSPLAETDKKSKYKTACTNKECKYKK; encoded by the coding sequence TTGAGCAATCTTATAATAGTCGAGTCTCCCGCAAAGGCAAAAACTATCGAAAAATTTCTCGGCAAAAACTATAAAGTAAAAGCATCTATAGGACATATAAGAGATTTGCCTAAGTCCAAACTCGGCGTAGATATAGAAGATAATTTTAATCCTAGTTATATAACAATAAGAGGAAAGGCAAGCATTGCAAACGAATTAAAAAAAGAGGCTAAAAAATCTGAAAAAGTATTTCTCGCAACCGATCCCGATAGAGAAGGTGAAGCAATTTCATGGCATCTTGCCTATATATTAGGATTAGATGAAAATGAAAAAAACAGGATAGAATTCAACGAGATTACTAAAGAAGCTGTAAGAAATGCCATAAAAAATCCAAGAAAAATAGATAAAAACTTAGTAGACGCACAACAAGCAAGACGTGTGCTTGACAGACTTGTAGGCTATAAAATATCTCCTATACTTTGGGCGAAAGTACGAAAAGGTCTAAGTGCAGGCAGAGTGCAATCCGTAGCCACAAAAATGATATGCGACAGAGAAGCCGAAATAGAAAAATTCATCCCTCAAGAATATTGGAGTATAAGCCTGAATACTCAAAATTCAAACAAAGAAAACATATCGTTTGAATTATCCGGAAATAAGAATAAAAAAATAGAAATAAAAAATGAAGAACAAACAAACAAAATTTTATCCGAAATAAAAGGGAAAAATTTACAAGTAAAAAAAATAGAAAAGAAAAACAGAAAAAAAGCTGCATACAGACCGTTTACCACAAGCACTTTACAACAAGAAGCTGCAAATAAATTAGGCTTTACAACAAAAAAAACAATGCAGTTAGCACAACAGTTGTATGAAGGTATAAGTGTGAAAGGCAAAGGCACACTAGGTCTTATAACATATATGAGAACAGACTCTCAAAGAATATCAAGCGAAGCGCAGGCATTAGCAAAAGAACATATAACTTCAAAATACGGAAATAAATATTACAAATCGTACGGATATAAACAAACAGGAAAAAACGTACAAGACGCTCACGAATGTATAAGACCGTCACACATAGAGCTTGAGCCTATGGAATTGGAAAATTCACTCAATAAAGATCAATATAAACTATACAGACTCATATACAGCAGATTTATAGCCTGTATGATGCAAGACGCTCTTTATGAACAGCAGAGCATAAATGCCGATATAGATGATTACAATTTTAAAGCAAACGGTTCAAAATTACTATTCGACGGTTTTTTGAGAGTATATGATTATAGTACAAGCGAAGAAAATATACTTCCGTCAGTTGAAGAAAACGAAATCTTAAAAGTAAAAAAAATATTACCTAAACAGCACTTCACACAACCACCCGCAAGATATAACGAAGCCTCTTTAGTAAAAACCTTAGAAGAACTCGGTATAGGCAGACCGAGCACATATTCATCTATAATATCTACAATTCAAGACAGAGGTTATGTAGAAAAGAAACAAAAAAACTTATTTCCTACCGAACTTGGAAAAGTAGTAACAAACTTATTAGAAGAATATTTCAAGCAGATAGTTGACCTTGAATTTACAGCAGACATAGAAGGAAAACTGGATACTGTAGCTGAAGGTAAAGACGCTTGGAAAGAAGTAGTGTCAAATTTTTACAAACCTATAGAGCATGATTTGGAAATAGCGAGCAAAGAAATAGAACGTATAAATATGGACGAAGAAACAGACGAAGTCTGCGAGCTTTGTGGCAACAAAATGGTTATAAAACACGGAAGATTCGGAAAATTTATGGCTTGCTCAAACTATCCTGAGTGCAAAAATACTAAACCTATACTACAAAAAACAGGAATGAAATGCCCAAAATGTGGCGAAGGTGACGTAATAGTACGAAAAACTAAAAGAGGAAAAATTTTCTACGGCTGTTCATCATATCCAAAATGTGATTTTGTATCTTGGAACAAACCCACAGGAGAGTTGTGCCCACAGTGCAACAGTCCTTTAGCAGAAACAGATAAAAAATCAAAATATAAAACCGCCTGTACAAACAAAGAATGTAAATATAAAAAATAG
- a CDS encoding dihydrofolate reductase, with protein MIGLIVAYSKNHVIGIDGHMPWNIPEELERFKELTTGNVIIMGRLTHKDIGRILPNRTNIIISNTEKFEGENCYTVSSLEDALKIAGNRDTYIIGGEQLFKTAIEFVDKMYITLIEQEFKGDRYFPYFDETKFDMITEKEISGDICYKYLTYIRKQ; from the coding sequence ATGATAGGATTGATAGTAGCTTACTCAAAAAATCATGTCATAGGCATAGACGGTCATATGCCTTGGAATATACCTGAAGAGCTTGAAAGATTTAAAGAGTTGACAACAGGAAATGTGATAATAATGGGTAGATTGACACATAAAGATATAGGCAGAATACTCCCAAACAGAACCAATATAATAATATCAAATACCGAAAAATTTGAAGGCGAAAACTGCTATACGGTATCATCTCTTGAAGATGCGTTAAAAATAGCCGGAAATAGAGATACCTATATAATAGGAGGAGAACAATTGTTCAAAACTGCAATAGAATTTGTAGATAAAATGTATATAACTCTCATAGAACAAGAATTTAAAGGAGACAGATATTTTCCTTATTTTGATGAAACTAAATTCGATATGATAACAGAAAAAGAAATTTCAGGAGATATTTGCTACAAATACTTAACTTATATTAGAAAACAATAG
- a CDS encoding HAD family hydrolase, translating to MKFYDTFIFDLDGTLLDTIGDLTNAVNYALKNYDYPQKTIPQIKSYVGDGIPKLIERAIPQGLENKNYNDVLKLFSDYYNSHLTDCTHIYDDIITVFEKLKEKNCKIAIVSNKSDKYVKILSEYFFKNYVDIAIGESENIRKKPSSDMANYALSKLSKTTDTSVYIGDSEVDILTAKNSSLPCISVSWGFRSKEFLEKNGANIIIDSPLELLKYI from the coding sequence ATGAAATTTTATGATACGTTCATATTTGACTTGGACGGAACTTTGCTTGACACTATAGGCGATCTTACAAATGCTGTAAACTATGCTTTAAAAAATTATGATTACCCTCAAAAAACAATACCTCAAATAAAAAGCTATGTAGGTGACGGTATACCCAAACTCATAGAGCGTGCAATACCTCAAGGATTGGAAAACAAAAATTATAATGACGTTCTCAAACTTTTTTCAGATTATTACAACTCTCATTTAACTGACTGCACACATATATACGATGATATAATCACAGTTTTCGAAAAGCTTAAAGAAAAAAACTGTAAAATAGCCATAGTTTCCAATAAATCTGATAAATATGTAAAAATACTCTCCGAATACTTCTTCAAAAACTATGTCGATATAGCCATAGGTGAAAGCGAAAATATACGCAAAAAGCCAAGCAGCGACATGGCGAATTATGCCCTTTCCAAACTCAGCAAAACTACAGATACTTCCGTATATATAGGTGACTCAGAAGTTGACATATTGACTGCAAAAAATTCATCTCTACCTTGTATATCAGTATCTTGGGGATTTCGAAGTAAAGAATTTTTAGAAAAAAATGGTGCAAATATAATTATTGACAGCCCGTTAGAGCTCTTAAAATACATTTAA
- the xdhA gene encoding xanthine dehydrogenase subunit XdhA, translated as MIVGKKVARVDAYDKVTGVAKYTEDIVVPNCLVAKLVRSTIANGKVLSIDIEEAMKVKGVVKIFTCFDVPDIQFPTAGHPWSVEASHQDISDRKLLNERVRYYGDEIAVVVARDEVSAKRAVAKVKVEYEEYPPLLDIDSALDENATVLHKEVRPTNTIVKSNYKVGEINFDDLKDEKDLVYFDKKYSTQTVQHCHIELPVSKAYGENGKITVISSTQIPHIMRRVCGQALGIPWGKIRIIKPYIGGGFGNKQDVLYEPLNAWLCQQLGGKAVEILISREETFTSTRTRHAIQGHFRAYITKTGRLIGRKFYGKADNGAYAAHGHAIMANCGNLVRMLYQDEKVLEGTAHTVYTNRATAGAMRGYGIPQACFMQESFMDDMAYSLGIDPISIREQNMMKLGYMDLSTITCHSTGLQECIDIGKKYINWDEKRKTLGKEPLNKRRGVGMAIFCYKTGVYPISLETATANISLNQDGSVQLQMGATEIGQGADTAFSQMAAETIGISLENVHIVSFQDTDVTPFDTGAYASRQTYVSGGAIKKTAESFKRKVLDRAGRILNLLPENLDIKDDYIVLKRDGTRKMSMHDFAMEAIYSLKESQHITACETYDCKNNTYSFGATFAEVEVDCYFGKIKVLDVINIHDSGKLINPQLAEAQVHGGMSMALGYVLGENYIYDDKGKLLNGNLLDYKMPTSMDHPDFHVEFVQTDDPSGAYGNKSLGEPPTLTLAPAVRNAVLHATGIGINSLPLNPQKLIEEFKKNGLIE; from the coding sequence ATGATAGTTGGTAAAAAAGTAGCTCGTGTTGATGCTTATGATAAAGTAACCGGAGTTGCCAAATATACTGAAGATATAGTGGTACCTAACTGTCTTGTTGCAAAACTTGTTAGGAGTACTATTGCAAATGGGAAAGTTTTGTCAATTGATATTGAAGAGGCAATGAAAGTAAAAGGTGTTGTTAAGATATTTACTTGCTTTGATGTGCCTGATATACAGTTTCCTACAGCGGGACACCCTTGGTCAGTTGAAGCGTCTCATCAAGATATATCGGATAGAAAATTATTAAACGAGAGAGTTAGGTATTATGGAGATGAAATAGCTGTTGTAGTTGCAAGAGATGAAGTGAGTGCAAAAAGAGCTGTGGCAAAAGTAAAAGTTGAGTATGAGGAATATCCACCTTTATTGGATATAGACTCTGCGCTTGATGAAAATGCAACTGTACTTCATAAAGAGGTACGACCTACTAATACAATAGTTAAATCTAATTATAAGGTTGGAGAAATAAACTTCGATGATTTAAAAGATGAAAAAGATTTGGTTTATTTTGATAAAAAATATTCAACTCAAACTGTTCAACATTGTCATATAGAGTTGCCTGTTTCTAAAGCTTATGGTGAAAACGGAAAGATAACTGTAATATCATCTACTCAAATACCTCATATAATGCGTCGTGTATGTGGTCAGGCGCTTGGTATTCCTTGGGGGAAAATAAGAATAATCAAGCCGTATATAGGTGGAGGATTCGGTAATAAACAGGATGTATTATATGAGCCGCTTAATGCTTGGCTATGTCAACAATTGGGTGGAAAGGCAGTAGAAATTTTGATTTCAAGAGAAGAAACTTTTACTTCTACAAGAACAAGACATGCTATACAAGGACATTTTAGAGCATACATAACAAAGACAGGTAGACTCATAGGCAGAAAATTCTATGGAAAAGCGGATAATGGAGCTTATGCTGCACATGGGCATGCTATAATGGCAAACTGTGGTAATCTTGTACGTATGCTTTATCAAGATGAAAAAGTGCTTGAAGGTACTGCTCATACTGTTTATACGAACAGAGCAACTGCAGGTGCGATGAGAGGATATGGTATACCACAAGCTTGTTTTATGCAGGAATCTTTTATGGATGATATGGCTTACAGTCTTGGGATAGATCCTATATCAATAAGGGAGCAGAATATGATGAAATTGGGTTATATGGATTTAAGCACAATCACTTGTCATTCTACCGGTCTTCAAGAATGTATAGATATCGGAAAAAAATATATAAATTGGGATGAAAAGAGAAAAACTCTTGGAAAAGAACCTCTTAATAAAAGACGTGGAGTAGGTATGGCGATATTTTGCTACAAAACAGGAGTTTATCCTATATCTCTTGAAACAGCAACAGCAAATATTTCTCTTAACCAAGATGGAAGCGTACAGTTACAAATGGGCGCAACAGAGATAGGTCAAGGCGCTGATACAGCATTTTCACAAATGGCAGCGGAAACTATAGGAATAAGCCTTGAGAATGTTCATATAGTATCATTCCAAGATACAGATGTAACACCGTTTGATACAGGCGCATACGCATCAAGACAAACTTATGTAAGCGGTGGAGCTATTAAAAAAACTGCTGAATCTTTTAAAAGAAAAGTTCTTGACAGAGCAGGAAGAATATTAAATCTTTTACCTGAAAATCTTGATATAAAAGATGATTATATAGTGTTAAAAAGAGACGGAACAAGAAAAATGTCTATGCATGATTTTGCTATGGAGGCAATATACAGTTTAAAAGAAAGTCAACATATAACAGCTTGCGAAACATACGATTGCAAGAATAACACATATTCTTTCGGCGCAACATTTGCTGAGGTGGAAGTTGATTGTTATTTCGGTAAAATAAAAGTGTTAGATGTTATAAATATACATGACAGTGGTAAGCTTATTAATCCTCAGCTTGCGGAGGCACAGGTTCATGGTGGTATGAGTATGGCACTTGGATATGTTCTGGGAGAAAATTATATCTATGATGATAAAGGTAAATTGCTAAATGGAAATTTACTTGATTATAAAATGCCTACATCTATGGATCATCCTGATTTTCATGTAGAATTTGTGCAGACTGATGACCCTTCAGGAGCATACGGCAACAAATCCCTTGGAGAACCACCTACGCTTACACTTGCACCGGCTGTGAGAAACGCCGTATTACACGCAACAGGTATTGGGATAAATTCATTGCCGCTTAATCCTCAAAAACTTATTGAAGAGTTTAAGAAAAATGGCTTAATAGAATAG
- the xdhB gene encoding xanthine dehydrogenase subunit XdhB, producing MYDIKKIYEPQNIDEAVQMLYDDKEAIVINGGSDVLIKNREGHLTDIPFVSIYNLKELKKIYIDENESIIIGSGVSFTNIEKDPIVNKYIDFLAYAVGQVGGPQIRNIGTMGGNICNGVPSADSCTSVMALNTYLHLKSVNGTRVVPVCEFYVGAGKTIRQRDEILTHFEIKKEDYLGYTGNYIKYAMRNAMDIATLGCCIMTKLSEDKKTLEDVRITYGVAAPTPIRSPKLEEKLIGQKVGDNLIKIIDENYTLDVNPRNSWRASKDFRLHIIRELARRNINAAIVKGGGESVYSC from the coding sequence ATGTATGATATAAAAAAAATATATGAGCCTCAAAATATAGACGAAGCTGTACAAATGCTGTATGATGATAAAGAGGCTATAGTAATAAATGGCGGTAGTGATGTGCTTATCAAAAATAGAGAAGGGCATTTAACTGATATTCCGTTTGTGAGCATATATAATTTAAAAGAGTTGAAAAAAATATATATAGATGAGAATGAGAGTATAATAATAGGATCAGGAGTAAGTTTCACAAATATAGAAAAAGATCCGATAGTAAATAAATATATAGATTTCTTGGCTTATGCTGTTGGTCAAGTTGGAGGACCTCAGATAAGAAATATAGGTACAATGGGAGGAAACATATGTAATGGAGTGCCAAGTGCAGACAGTTGTACAAGTGTAATGGCTCTTAACACATATCTCCATTTAAAAAGTGTAAATGGAACAAGAGTTGTACCTGTTTGTGAGTTTTATGTAGGGGCAGGAAAAACTATAAGACAAAGAGATGAAATATTGACACATTTTGAAATAAAAAAAGAAGATTATTTAGGTTATACAGGCAATTATATAAAGTATGCCATGAGAAATGCAATGGATATAGCAACTTTGGGATGTTGTATAATGACTAAATTAAGTGAAGATAAAAAAACTCTCGAAGATGTAAGAATAACATATGGAGTAGCTGCACCTACACCTATAAGAAGTCCTAAATTGGAAGAAAAATTGATAGGACAAAAAGTGGGAGATAATCTCATCAAAATAATAGATGAAAATTACACTTTAGACGTAAATCCGAGAAACAGTTGGAGAGCGTCAAAAGATTTCAGACTTCATATAATAAGAGAGCTTGCAAGAAGAAACATAAATGCAGCCATAGTAAAAGGAGGTGGTGAGAGTGTTTACAGTTGTTGA
- the xdhC gene encoding xanthine dehydrogenase subunit XdhC translates to MFTVVDFNVNGEDVSVPIDERESLLDTLRNRLGLTSIKRGCEVGECGACTVLIDGEPMDSCIYLTVWARGKNIITVEGLKSHSGKLHPVQQAFIDEAAVQCGFCTPGLIMSAVAIAGEKKRYTRDELRRKISGHLCRCTGYENILNAVEKAIEINIANDEK, encoded by the coding sequence GTGTTTACAGTTGTTGATTTCAATGTGAATGGTGAAGATGTATCAGTACCTATAGACGAAAGAGAGTCTTTGCTTGATACTCTTAGAAACAGATTAGGACTTACGAGTATAAAAAGAGGGTGTGAAGTTGGAGAATGTGGAGCCTGTACTGTTTTGATAGACGGTGAACCTATGGATAGCTGTATATACCTTACAGTTTGGGCAAGAGGAAAAAATATAATCACAGTAGAAGGCTTAAAAAGTCATAGCGGAAAATTACATCCTGTACAGCAGGCCTTCATAGATGAAGCGGCAGTTCAATGCGGTTTTTGTACCCCAGGTCTTATTATGTCTGCAGTAGCAATAGCAGGAGAAAAGAAAAGATATACAAGAGACGAACTCAGAAGAAAAATATCAGGACATCTATGTAGATGTACAGGGTATGAAAATATATTAAACGCTGTTGAAAAAGCAATAGAAATAAATATTGCAAATGATGAAAAATAA